AAAGTCAGGCATAAAGGACATCAAGCAAAACAAAACGAAAAAAGACCAAAAGATATATCCAACTGATAAAAGCTATACATTTTTGTTCTTCTTGCAAATGTAAAGATAGGTAAAAAATAATGtggttaaaaaagaaaataaagaaggctGATGTCAAACCTCAATTCATCTATTTGATCCTGCAAACAACTCAAACAGGCCACAGCAACTCTTCCAGGAAGTTGTTTGCACTGGTTGTGAAGGCAACTGTAAaaacaaaatagaaataatttacAAGATTTACCACGTAAACATGAGCTGCCAGATGTGACTGAGAGCACCCTCGACTATATGAATGACAACAAATAATAGAAAGATAAATAACCTGACGGTCATGGCATTCGAGAGCTGGAGATTCTTTCACATTATCAGCACAAACACCGGCATCAATTTTAGGAGCGCTGTGGGGTGcctctattttttcttcattttctggGATCGCAGAAGCCTTTGCATCTGTATTTTCTAAAGAATTACCATTCGATATTGCACTAGCTGCTTCATCTCTTTTCTCTGACTCCGTCTCCATCAGAACTTCTGAAATAGTGGCTTTGTCAACTATAGCACCCAAATTTTCCTCCCAATTTTCCACAACAATATCTGAAGCTGTATCTTTCTCATCCACAACACGCAGATTTTCTTCCCCTTTTTCCTTCACCACCGGTTCAACAGCAGATGCAGTCACATTATCAGCAAATGAAGCACTTGTTGTGACTTGAACTTTGTCTTCTGATATTGCAGCCTTATCCAAATTAGATGTAGAGGCTGTTCCCACAAGGCTATCAGCAACTTGTTTATCAGGCAAGGACTCATTATCTTTCACTAATTCAACAGCTGGAGTATCATCAACCACAATACTATTCTTCTCAAGCAAAGATTCAATATCTTTCACTAATGCAACAGCTGGAGCATCATCAAccacattattattattcacaGTCAAAGATTCAATATCTTTCACTAATTCAACAGCTGGAGCATCATCAACCACAATGTTATTCTTATCAGCAACATCATATTTTTCTACTGAgcagctgctgctgctgctactgGAACTCCTTCGCAACCCTCCTTTGTAAGATTCAATCATGGGTTCAGCATTCTCAACACTTATCTTCTGGCTCTCAGATTCACCCTCAACCTTCAATTCCCTTTCAACCTGAACAAGACCTCCTTCTTCATTTCCGACAATCTTCACTTCCTGGCCTTCATGTTTCCCCCCATTGGATTTGTTCTCATCAATTGATCGATCATGTGAATCATCCAATTGCTTCTCTCCATCTTCGACCTCCCGCCCTTCAGTAAACTGGTTTTGGTGATTCTGATAATCTTGCGATGCAGGGGAACTACCCTCACTATCACTCTCTTTATCATCACCTTTCCGATCCTCCTCACCTGCCATAGATCCATCCATAGTCATTCAATACCAAATCAAGCAGAATGCCACAAGTTAGCAATACCCATCAGCTTTTATGACCCACAAATCAAAATTAACAACTAAAAAGTAAGCAATAATGGAAGTAACATGGGTTGGTAGGTCATGAATGCTCCCACCAAAAAACTTATAAAACAAACACACTATACAATCATCTATATACACACAACAAGAAAACACCAATAACTAACTAAAGTTCAATCAAGAAACATACCAATACGGAGAAAACAATAAAACACAACAGGATAAAGTAAACTAGACCCACCAAGCAAAATTGGGAAACAGATCACAAACTGTAAAGTCCTTGAAGATTTGGGGAAAAAAAAGGCACATGGGTATGTCCAAGATTAATTAACAAAGCataaaaactacttttttttttacaccCCAAAACACCAAAACACAGTACAACGCCTAATCATCGATACAGAGTGTGAAGTAAGTACCAAGAAAAGAACCAGTGCTGCGGGATGGGGGTTCTATTGCTTGGACCTGCTTCTTTTTCTTAGCAGCTTTTCGCTTCTTGGCACCTGAAGGCATGTTTTGGTTTTATGAGAGTAGGTGATTATACTCTGCAAAAAATGGGATCTTTGATTCTGTTTCAAATTCTGAATTGAGGAATCTTGTTTTGTTTTAGCTTTGTTTTGTGGTGTATTGGGTAATGGGAGGGATTTTGAAGTTTGGTACTATCAATGGAGGAGAAGAGTGAGTAGGAGATGGGTATTGGGTCCCCTCTGTTTCTTTGGAAATCAAACGAAGCGTCCCTTTGTGTGTATGAGGCTGtattatatttctatttttttttcatacacATTTTTATGACACAAATATTTTCTAgtgtttttcctttttgtctttCTCATCTCATAATTTGGTAGGTTTAcaatattactctctctattttggcCCTAATT
The sequence above is a segment of the Solanum dulcamara chromosome 11, daSolDulc1.2, whole genome shotgun sequence genome. Coding sequences within it:
- the LOC129871966 gene encoding uncharacterized protein LOC129871966 codes for the protein MPSGAKKRKAAKKKKQVQAIEPPSRSTGSFLGEEDRKGDDKESDSEGSSPASQDYQNHQNQFTEGREVEDGEKQLDDSHDRSIDENKSNGGKHEGQEVKIVGNEEGGLVQVERELKVEGESESQKISVENAEPMIESYKGGLRRSSSSSSSSCSVEKYDVADKNNIVVDDAPAVELVKDIESLTVNNNNVVDDAPAVALVKDIESLLEKNSIVVDDTPAVELVKDNESLPDKQVADSLVGTASTSNLDKAAISEDKVQVTTSASFADNVTASAVEPVVKEKGEENLRVVDEKDTASDIVVENWEENLGAIVDKATISEVLMETESEKRDEAASAISNGNSLENTDAKASAIPENEEKIEAPHSAPKIDAGVCADNVKESPALECHDRQLPSQPVQTTSWKSCCGLFELFAGSNR